In Kordia antarctica, the following proteins share a genomic window:
- a CDS encoding M23 family metallopeptidase encodes MKSILFISILLFSGICISQSPIESTSKSMVGKVKIFGVNNTSLTYSVEFKLKGTGCKPSKPLPLTIVMPPKANIELFDLFPVENKKWKCTTNYTYVVGNINAKHNDDYVYDLPYAKGSSFIVHQGYNGSFSHKGQYFLDFTMPVNTPIHAIRDGVVIKVKKDSKKGCPTISCVNDGNYVWIEHDDGTIAEYAHLRYRGTALKLGNRVKKGQKIAFSGNTGFSQAPHLHMGVFINQINGERTTIPIKFNVGNEKVVELKKGDTYVKQ; translated from the coding sequence ATGAAATCAATATTATTCATATCAATATTATTATTTAGCGGTATTTGTATTTCTCAAAGCCCAATTGAATCGACCAGTAAATCAATGGTTGGGAAAGTTAAGATTTTTGGCGTAAATAACACATCTCTGACATATTCAGTTGAATTCAAATTAAAAGGTACAGGCTGTAAACCAAGCAAACCACTTCCTTTGACAATCGTGATGCCACCTAAAGCAAACATTGAGTTATTTGACCTATTTCCTGTTGAAAACAAAAAATGGAAATGTACTACTAATTACACATATGTTGTCGGCAACATTAATGCAAAACACAATGACGATTATGTATATGATTTGCCATATGCAAAGGGCAGTTCCTTTATCGTTCATCAAGGCTACAATGGTTCATTTTCGCATAAAGGGCAATATTTTTTAGATTTTACAATGCCTGTAAATACTCCTATTCACGCTATTAGAGATGGCGTAGTGATAAAAGTAAAAAAAGATTCAAAAAAAGGATGTCCAACAATATCCTGTGTAAATGATGGAAATTATGTTTGGATAGAACATGATGACGGAACAATTGCCGAATATGCGCATCTAAGATATAGAGGTACAGCTTTGAAATTAGGAAACCGAGTTAAGAAAGGACAAAAAATTGCATTTAGTGGCAACACAGGGTTCTCACAAGCACCACATTTACACATGGGCGTTTTCATTAATCAAATTAATGGAGAAAGAACAACCATTCCAATTAAGTTCAATGTTGGGAATGAAAAAGTTGTTGAACTCAAAAAGGGAGATACTTACGTAAAACAGTAA